In Aedes albopictus strain Foshan chromosome 3, AalbF5, whole genome shotgun sequence, the following are encoded in one genomic region:
- the LOC134290546 gene encoding uncharacterized protein LOC134290546, producing the protein MEDNGAAAVQSISDQLSVQRRKEESRVMEEALKALVHQRGAVKGKLTRVKNAIVHSAAVPNANIRNVHFLKLHVKTVENCYSEYNAFQNQIYALPLSDERRREQEDRYVEFEALYNELTIQLSTLLEEAMPKPELLPPAPLVAGNAIAPVAPVIAPQHFIPPLTVPLPTFDGTYEAWYSFKSMFQNVMARYATESPAIKLYHLRNALVGKAAGVIDQDIINNGDYEAAWAILTDRFEDKRLIIDKHIEAIFSLPKISKDSSTELRKLVDTCVKNVQALENLELEVDGLGEQMLINQLASKMDRDTRKVWETKQDPGELSSYADTIEFLKQRCRIMEKVETNSAKVENPKPVRPVTKSKTLVSANELQCTVCNNSHELYKCEEFKKKSVSDKYSLLRKSGACFNCLGKGHRTTECSSSSTCRKCSRKHHTLLHPEESKKEDIVHPSATKQAASEGCSRAEPSAASAAPVEAATKNQNVVLCVSSDRPTRQTLLTTAVVMVNGYGNVLHPCRTLIDSCSQNHFVTERFATQLALKKHRADYQVSGLNGGTTRIHNVVRTTVKSRVTSYSTELELLVAPKITSDMPEKSIDVTNWNLPVHVELADPNFNKRGRIDMLLGAEIFWDLINAEKITLAENLPSLRNTELGWVIGGVISDQIPVIARTFCNVVQRDDLGELLKRFWEIEGAEDLRRNSTASTDECIQHFRSTFQRMPDGRFQVRLPFNERKTELGESLQMATRRFLMLERHLDQRPELKAEYSEFIHEYERLGHMCEIQANPNEKVGSSYYLPHHCVLRPSSATTKLRVVFDGSAKTSTGTSINDTLKIGPIMQNDLVSILLNFRCYRFVFTADIPKMFRQVMMHAEDAPFQRILWRDERSKPLKTFELRTVTYGLASSPFHATMALSQLADDSMEDYPIAAPVLKKSFYIDDALCGARTIEEAQLLCRQLLQLLHSGGFDAHKWCSNEPAILEEIPKNLWGTTFDVEDAADKAVVKTLGVVWNASQDWFSFRVQPPEEACRSVTRKGVLSEIAKFFDPLGLAGPVVTTAKLIFREVGLLNLGWDDPIPDAIAEKWRAFRTQLPALNDLEIPRWILSDGTNLVELHGFADASDQAYGTCLYTRLVLPDGAVKMNLICSKSRILPKKTGKMKPITTPRAELLAALLLSREVTKVLNSVDTRFDRVTLWSDSQIVLCWIRKSPADLQLFVANRVIEIQKLTNEFQWRYIPTYDNPADLISRGEMPQHLIHRSIWWNGPDVLNQQVVQVEQPSPLNDSDLPEIRTCLVLAKPPARLPVFDRIGTFTRLQRCMSLVVRFAHYVLSGREMLTKGPPTAYERDEALKLIVRCVQEEAFQPELRALKEGGTHRLRSLHPFIDPVDGILRVGGRVKKAFIPYDSRHQMLLPPNHPFTELLIRHEHQSNLHAGQKALLAILRQRFWPLQAKNTIRKVIRQCIPCFRANPMKTTQLMGDLPSYRVQPSPAFFHTGIDYAGPFLIKSLTQARKPMITKGYVCLFVCLSTRAIHLELVSSLTTEAFLATLRRFTGRRGPVSKIYSDNATNFVGAEAELEQLGKLFADEHHIKELTEFCGSRSISWSFIPPRSPHFGGIWESGVKSVKHHLKRVVGNQKLTFEEMSTVLVQIESVLNSRPLTPCSDDPNDLTAVTPAHFLVGRQMQSIPEPSYTNMKLSTLTRWQLVQATQQHFWKRWLAEYLPELQNRQKWFKTTQIKPGALVLINDPNAPPMQWQLGRIIETHPGSDNITRVVTLRTARGECKRGVTEISLLPLDQEEQKLDH; encoded by the coding sequence ATGGAAGATAACGGAGCTGCTGCCGTGCAGTCTATCAGTGATCAACTTTCTGTGCAACGAAGAAAAGAAGAATCGCGAGTGATGGAAGAAGCGCTCAAAGCTCTCGTTCATCAGAGAGGGGCGGTGAAAGGAAAATTAACGCGAGTGAAGAATGCGATCGTACATAGTGCCGCGGTTCCGAATGCGAACATTAGAAACGTGCATTTTCTGAAGCTGCACGTAAAGACTGTCGAGAACTGCTACAGTGAATACAACGCATTCCAAAATCAAATATACGCCCTTCCCCTCTCTGATGAACGACGACGAGAGCAAGAAGACCGCTATGTGGAGTTCGAAGCTCTTTATAATGAGCTCACGATCCAGCTGAGCACCCTGCTGGAAGAAGCGATGCCGAAACCGGAGCTACTTCCTCCGGCACCCCTAGTAGCTGGAAATGCGATTGCTCCTGTTGCTCCTGTCATTGCCCCCCAACACTTCATCCCTCCATTGACCGTTCCGTTGCCTACGTTCGATGGAACGTACGAAGCATGGTACTCCTTCAAGTCCATGTTTCAGAACGTGATGGCACGGTACGCGACGGAATCACCCGCAATCAAGCTATACCATCTCCGGAACGCCCTCGTCGGTAAAGCAGCGGGAGTGATCGACCAGGATATTATTAACAACGGCGACTACGAGGCTGCTTGGGCGATTCTAACCGACCGATTCGAAGACAAGCGCTTGATAATCGACAAGCATATCGAGGCGATCTTCTCACTGCCGAAAATCTCCAAGGATAGCTCCACTGAACTACGGAAACTGGTTGACACCTGCGTCAAGAATGTTCAGGCACTCGAAAACCTGGAACTCGAAGTGGATGGCTTGGGGGAGCAAATGCTGATTAACCAGTTGGCATCGAAGATGGATCGGGACACACGTAAGGTGTGGGAAACGAAGCAGGACCCGGGGGAGCTGTCATCGTATGCGGATACCATCGAGTTCCTGAAACAGCGGTGCCGAATAATGGAAAAAGTGGAAACAAACAGTGCTAAAGTGGAGAATCCGAAACCGGTACGCCCGGTAACAAAATCGAAGACTCTAGTGTCAGCAAATGAACTACAGTGTACAGTGTGCAACAACTCCCACGAACTCTATAAGTGCGAAGAATTCAAGAAGAAGAGTGTCAGCGACAAGTACAGCTTGCTTCGGAAGTCTGGTGCTTGTTTCAACTGCCTTGGAAAGGGGCATCGTACCACCGAGTGCTCCTCCTCTAGTACGTGCCGGAAGTGCAGCAGGAAGCACCACACGCTTCTGCATCCGGAGGAGAGCAAGAAGGAAGATATTGTGCATCCGTCAGCAACGAAGCAGGCAGCAAGTGAAGGCTGTTCCCGAGCTGAGCCCTCGGCTGCCAGTGCCGCTCCGGTTGAGGCAGCAACGAAGAATCAGAACGTCGTTCTGTGTGTGTCATCGGACCGTCCGACAAGGCAGACGCTTTTGACAACCGCTGTAGTGATGGTCAACGGTTATGGCAACGTCTTGCACCCGTGCCGAACCCTCATCGATTCATGCTCCCAGAATCACTTTGTGACGGAACGATTCGCCACGCAGCTGGCGCTCAAGAAGCACCGTGCCGACTATCAAGTTAGCGGTTTAAATGGAGGTACAACACGAATCCACAACGTCGTCCGCACGACGGTCAAGTCTCGCGTCACCAGCTACTCGACCGAGCTCGAACTGCTGGTAGCGCCGAAGATCACAAGTGATATGCCGGAGAAATCGATCGATGTGACGAACTGGAATCTCCCAGTCCATGTGGAGCTCGCCGACCCCAACTTCAACAAGCGAGGTCGGATTGATATGTTGCTGGGAGCAGAAATCTTCTGGGACCTCATCAACGCGGAAAAAATCACCCTTGCGGAGAACCTTCCTTCGCTCAGAAACACCGAACTAGGATGGGTGATTGGTGGCGTGATTTCGGATCAAATACCCGTCATCGCACGCACATTCTGCAACGTTGTCCAGCGAGACGACCTGGGCGAATTGCTGAAACGATTCTGGGAGATCGAAGGTGCTGAAGATCTACGCCGAAACTCTACTGCGAGTACCGATGAGTGCATCCAGCACTTCCGGAGCACCTTTCAACGAATGCCCGATGGAAGGTTCCAAGTCCGACTTCCATTCAACGAAAGAAAGACAGAACTGGGCGAATCGCTGCAAATGGCTACCCGGCGGTTCCTGATGCTCGAACGTCACCTGGATCAGAGACCCGAGCTGAAGGCAGAATATTCCGAGTTCATCCACGAGTACGAGCGGCTCGGACACATGTGCGAAATACAGGCCAACCCGAACGAGAAGGTCGGATCATCGTACTATTTGCCTCACCACTGCGTATTGCGGCCGAGCAGTGCAACGACGAAACTGCGGGTCGTTTTTGACGGTTCTGCAAAAACGTCCACTGGAACCTCCATCAACGACACGCTGAAGATTGGCCCAATCATGCAAAACGATTTGGTGTCGATCCTGCTGAACTTCCGGTGCTATCGGTTCGTCTTCACAGCCGATATACCGAAGATGTTTCGCCAAGTGATGATGCATGCTGAAGATGCACCTTTCCAGCGTATACTATGGCGGGATGAGCGATCGAAACCCCTGAAGACTTTTGAATTACGCACGGTGACCTACGGCTTGGCTTCGTCGCCGTTTCACGCCACGATGGCACTCTCCCAGTTGGCCGATGACTCGATGGAGGATTACCCGATAGCTGCACCCGTACTCAAAAAGTCTTTCTACATCGATGACGCCCTCTGCGGGGCGCGCACAATCGAGGAGGCGCAGTTGTTGTGTCGGCAGCTGCTGCAATTACTGCACAGCGGTGGATTCGACGCACATAAGTGGTGCTCAAACGAACCAGCtatcctagaggaaatcccgaagaaccTCTGGGGTACTACTTTCGACGTTGAAGATGCTGCTGATAAGGCGGTTGTTAAAACTCTCGGAGTGGTGTGGAATGCTTCGCAAGACTGGTTTTCGTTCCGCGTCCAACCACCTGAAGAAGCTTGCCGGTCGGTGACTCGCAAGGGAGTGCTGAGTGAAATTGCAAAGTTTTTCGATCCACTGGGACTTGCTGGACCAGTGGTCACTACAGCGAAACTGATCTTCAGAGAGGTCGGTCTTCTCAACCTTGGGTGGGACGATCCCATTCCTGACGCCATTGCCGAGAAGTGGCGTGCCTTCCGGACTCAACTGCCAGCATTGAACGACTTGGAAATTCCAAGGTGGATACTCAGCGATGGAACGAATCTCGTGGAACTCCACGGGTTTGCTGACGCTTCAGATCAAGCCTATGGGACGTGCCTGTACACGCGTCTCGTACTCCCCGATGGTGCCGTCAAGATGAACCTTATCTGCAGTAAGTCGAGGATTCTGCCGAAAAAGACAGGTAAGATGAAACCAATCACAACGCCAAGAGCCGAGCTCCTTGCCGCCTTGCTTTTATCTCGAGAAGTAACGAAGGTACTCAACTCGGTCGACACAAGATTCGATCGTGTGACGCTGTGGAGTGATTCGCAAATTGTGCTTTGCTGGATCCGAAAATCGCCTGCCGATCTACAGCTATTCGTAGCGAACAGAGTCATCGAAATTCAGAAGCTCACCAACGAATTCCAGTGGCGGTACATTCCAACGTATGATAACCCTGCCGATTTGATATCGAGGGGCGAGATGCCTCAGCACCTGATCCACCGGTCTATTTGGTGGAATGGACCCGATGTGCTGAACCAACAAGTAGTGCAAGTAGAACAGCCGTCTCCTCTGAACGATAGTGACCTCCCTGAAATACGAACGTGCCTCGTTCTCGCCAAACCGCCAGCAAGGTTACCAGTATTTGATCGAATCGGTACGTTCACTCGACTACAGCGTTGTATGAGCCTGGTGGTTCGATTCGCCCACTATGTGCTTTCGGGACGGGAGATGTTGACAAAGGGTCCGCCAACAGCCTACGAACGAGACGAAGCCTTGAAGCTGATAGTGCGATGCGTGCAAGAGGAGGCATTCCAACCGGAACTGCGCGCATTGAAGGAAGGCGGTACACATCGCCTACGGAGTCTCCACCCGTTCATCGATCCTGTTGACGGGATTCTGCGAGTTGGTGGTCGTGTCAAGAAGGCTTTCATTCCGTATGATAGTCGCCACCAAATGTTGCTGCCACCAAACCATCCCTTCACCGAACTGCTGATCCGCCATGAGCATCAGAGTAACCTTCACGCAGGACAAAAGGCGTTGCTTGCCATCTTACGACAGCGGTTCTGGCCATTGCAGGCTAAAAACACCATTCGGAAGGTGATCAGGCAATGTATTCCGTGCTTCCGAGCAAACCCGATGAAGACGACGCAGTTGATGGGCGATCTCCCATCCTATCGTGTCCAGCCGTCACCAGCTTTCTTCCACACCGGCATCGATTATGCGGGACCTTTTTTGATCAAGTCGCTCACCCAGGCACGCAAACCGATGATCACGAAAGGGTACGTATGTCTCTTTGTTTGTCTCAGTACGCGCGCCATCCACCTTGAACTGGTGTCAAGCCTCACGACCGAAGCCTTCCTTGCAACCTTGAGGCGATTCACTGGACGACGAGGACCTGTCAGCAAGATCTATTCCGACAATGCGACGAATTTTGTCGGGGCTGAAGCCGAGTTGGAACAGCTGGGCAAACTTTTCGCTGACGAACATCACATCAAGGAGCTGACTGAGTTCTGCGGAAGCCGATCGATTTCGTGGAGTTTCATCCCACCGAGGAGTCCCCACTTTGGAGGGATTTGGGAGTCCGGGGTTAAATCCGTAAAACACCACCTGAAAAGAGTAGTCGGAAACCAGAAGTTAACGTTCGAGGAAATGAGCACAGTACTTGTTCAGATTGAATCGGTGCTCAACTCACGACCACTCACGCCATGCTCCGATGACCCCAACGATTTGACCGCCGTAACCCCAGCACATTTCTTGGTTGGACGGCAAATGCAGTCAATCCCCGAGCCATCGTATACCAATATGAAGCTCTCGACGTTGACACGGTGGCAACTAGTGCAGGCCACTCAACAACATTTCTGGAAAAGGTGGCTTGCCGAATATCTGCCGGAGTTGCAGAACCGCCAGAAATGGTTCAAGACAACCCAAATCAAACCTGGTGCTTTAGTGCTCATCAATGATCCCAATGCTCCGCCGATGCAATGGCAACTCGGCAGAATCATCGAGACTCATCCGGGTAGCGACAACATCACCAGGGTCGTAACTCTGCGTACCGCCAGGGGTGAATGCAAACGAGGCGTCACCGAGATTTCCCTTCTTCCACTGGATCAGGAGGAGCAGAAGCTGGACCATTGA